GCTGCAGATACcgcttttgaaaaaaatctaatatcccttcatgataaaaacctGGAGGGGACTAGACATGAAAGGAATTTGTCTCAGGCCTTGGTTTGAACAGACTTTACTCACAACAACCATAGTATCAAATGGTACACTTAACTGTTCTTTGTCATTGATTTGTGTTAGATTTTCAGTCTCCCATGTGGACAACTAGGATTCTgtaaatgcaaagaaaatttctGGAATATAGTCAAACACATGATAAAACTGAGATTTAGATACTAATATTTTAGCCCTGATTTTGATTGTTATGGTCTTATCACACACAGATATTATGCCAGTCATGCTCATCTAGGGCTATCTAGGACATACTATCTTTATATTTTGCAGATAAATTTTCTCAAACTAATACAGGGAGTATATAGTAGAATATGTAGTATTTCTCCAAAGAAGCCATGTAAGACCCAGTGATAGGGCCTGTTAGGAAGATGGGAGTCATAACTATGTGTTATCTTTCCATCCACTTTACAGCCATTTGGAGACTCGTGAGAGGAAACACAGGGCACGATTCATTCGCACTAATGAGAAGCAATTCTCCTGAGTACTCTAGACCACCCCAGAGACAGCTCTTAACATCTCTACTTTTTACTCCATTCACTGCATTTAAAAGGAGCTACTGTAATATAGGATATTCTGAAGACAATAATAAGGCCTTACATACAGCAGGAGGGTGTGAGATAAGTGAGGAGCCTCATTCCTACCCTGTCTTGGTCTTAATTTCCAACATTGACTGAGCTCTCTGCCTTTATGACAAGACACCTATTCCCTACTTGGTTAAACTATAGGTGGTGCCATTCTAGGGCTTTCTGTATTAAGAGTGAAATGTATCCAATAGTTCTGTAATGTTCATTTaatctttatcttttcttctaaaagagaaaaaaattggcAAGATTGGAAACGAAAAGAAGGCCTGACATGAACTAAGGAAATGGGTCAGATTGAGAGTGGATTGTATTTACATAGGTTTGATTTTTAGGCTTTATTTATCTTCTAGCATAGATCTAGCCAAGTTTTTTTCTACAGGAGCTCTTTACACTCTCAAATGATGATTACAATATTACACTCccagtaaagaaaaatattgtttttcataTCATGGAGTTGTAAGGAAACCTTCCACACAATCAGGTTTGgtcctttgtgtgtgtctgtgtgtgtagtgttttcACTGAATGGGTGTTTGTTTACCTCTAAAGGAATGGACATTTAAACAAAACCTCTATAGAAAAAGCTAAACAAAATGTTAGAAAGCTTAACAGTGACAATAATATTTTAGCAGAAACTTTCTGACCATAAGGCAATATATTTACCTGCACATTTGTATGGGAGTTTTTTTAATGACAATAATGGTGCTGTGAATATTACCTTGTAATGTCATCTCAGAGTAAGTGATAGCCCCACATGGAAAGTCATAGTCACATTAGTGTCAGATTCAGTCACCCATGTCTATGAATATTTTGGCTCAGGTTAAACAAGTACAAGAGCTTTGTATATTCTTATTGTATTACAATTGACCATATTTGCTGTGAATAAAGGTGATTCTGATGTGATCCCTGTACTTGATAGGCACACAGAAGCAtaactgttttaaaatataatttgttcaCTCCTCCTGTGGAGGCAATTAGATAATGCTGCAGGCATATGTGTGCATTTGAGAGTAGGTGTTTGTGAAAGGGTACATATGTATGCTATTGTGATTTGGGTGGGGGCTTAGAATTGAGGATGGGTAAAGATAGTGTGGGAAAAATCTTAGGAGTAAAGAGCTGTGGGTAAATGTGATGTAGTCATAAGGTTGGCTTTCATCATTTGGCACATGTAAGAGTAAGAATGGTTATTCTTCATTGTTAACTTGGCTGGTTTTAAAAATTACCATAGAAACACacctctatgtatatatgtgagggTATTTTCAGAATGGTTTAACTGAGGAGAGAAGGCCCACCTTGAATTTGAAGGCCATCTTGAAGCTCACCTTGAAGCTATTTGTGGCTTGGGATCCAGGACAAGATAACTAGCTAAGTGCCAGCATttatctctctgctttctgtttatGGATGCAATATGACTCATAACCTCAGATTTCtgctccctccacctccccaatGTGATGGATTGAatcctgaaactgtgagccaaaacagaCCATTTCTTCTGTATGTTGTCATGGTAACTCATGAGTAACTGTATGGGGTcaatcccattagagatggttgtgagccaccatgtagttgctgggaactgaacctaggaccCCTGGAAGGGTAGTCCTGTTAGTAGATTATGTGGGATGAGTTTTGTCTTTTTCATGCTTTAGAGGAAGCTGAATGCAACAGTCCTCAAGTTGGACTAAAATGTGTTCTTCAATCTAGATGTGAAATACTGTATCTCCATTTTATTCCCTGCAATCAGTGTTTGGCATCTTCTGAACAAAGGAACAAACTAAAACTGGCATTAAAGTGTCTGGCTTTTCTAGCAGTTAaagtcagaaatatttttatattacgtTGcaattgttgaagatatttctaaGTAAAGTCATAATTCCTTTGAAATAAAGTTGTTCTAGGTTCACTATTATATATAACAATGTGCTGATTAAAACATATCATATTTGTTATCATGCTAATAAAGCCCATATGTTGTTGTCTgcatatattttctaatattatCCAAGTAACTAATTAAATATAACTAGTTTCCTTACTAGCTACATTTGTTATGTACAAagaacatatacaaaataaatatacatttatatgggTGCATTTTAGAATACTATTTTGAGACTGCTTTGCTAGATACATTAAAGCGTGATAGCTCAACACCTTCATCGGAACTTAAACTGTATGctctaaatttatttttggagaacactattattattatttaaaaagcacaattattattaaaaatgtatccAATTTTCCTGAAGGTATTTGCAAGCCTTGTAATAACTGATTATGTTTCCAaagtattttgatttatttaatttataatcatGGACTAAACAACATACTATTCCATGTCCTGTAAAGGACACAGTAAAAGTGACATCATTTTACAAAAAAAAGGGTTTATAGTCTTTGGGTTGTGTAGTTGATAGATAATGGGAGGAAGTCTCATTGTGGTGATGCTGTGCCCACTGTCTTTGAAGGTCATTTATAGCTGATCTGGGAGAGCTCTAGCTGGTGCTCTGGACAAGATTGCCAAAGACTATCAATCAGACTTGTACTTTGAGGTGTTGTTCTCCTTTAAGACAGgttattttctcttatttaagaAATAAGTTCGATAAGGCATATTGGTTCTTTATAAAACCTTAATTAAATCTTTGTGATTGTCCTTTCAGAGAAGAGAAAACGTGCCAAAAGTatctttgaaaaattcaacatGATCATAAGATGGATGGAATGTGGTGAGAGCAGCATAATCCATGAGGAGTCCATGGATAATACACCAGAACCTCACATTATAGCTTTACAGATTATCGTATAAGCCACGAGGAGTCCACGGATAATGCATCAGAACCTCACATTATAGCTTTACAGATTATCGTATAAGCCACGAGGAGTCCACGGATAATGCATCAGAACCTCACATTATAGGTTTACAGATTAACGCATAAGCCATGAGGAGCCCACTGATAATACACCAAAACCTCACATTCATTATAGCCTTATAGATTAATGCAATTGGATTCATCATTGTGTTATTAGCAGTCTCATGTTCagattaaaaatatacaattctTTTCATCTACTCCCAATTCACCAGATGACAGCAAATAcaaatattccattttataaagCATTGTTGTCTAAGCACTGAAAATACTCCAAGTCTTGTAGCATGATAATCTCTGAAGAAGCAGGAAAGCAaagttttgaaatgttttctagTGATCGGGCTAACTTTAAGCTCTGCaaactctgaaaaaaataattttgtattgcACACATCCACATTCATAGACAGTTTCTGCTAAAAGGCAGATGAACTATGCGACAGGCAAATCAGACACAGGTGACTGAATTTCTCCTTCTGGGACTCTCTGATGACCCCCACACCCAGAAGCTGCTGTTCATCTTATTTCTGGGTATCTATATGGTCACTGTCCTTGGAAACTTGCTTCTCATGTTCCTGGTTCAGGCTGACTCTCGGCTTCACACACCCATGTATTTCTTTCTGTGTAACTTGTCTCTGGCTGACCTCTGCTTTTCTACCAACATTGTCCCACAGGCCCTCATCCATCTCCTTTCAAGGAAAAAGACGATTTCATTCCGACGCTGTGCAGCTCAGCTTCTGCTCTTCCTCATTTTTGGGTGTACACAATGCGCCCTTTTGGCTGTGATGTCCTATGATCGGTATGTGGCTATCTGTAGCCCTTTGCATTACTCTAGCATTATGACATGGAGGGTGTGTATCCAGCTAGCTACAGTGTCATGGACTAGTGGCATTTTAGTGTCTGTGGTGGACACCACTTTCACACTAAGACTTCCCTATCGAGGCAGCAACAGTATTGCTCACTTCTTTTGTGAGGCCCCTGCACTTTTGACCCTGGCCTCTACAGACACTCAAACTTCAGAGATGGTCATTTTCTTCATGGGTGTTGTGATTCTCCTCATACCTGTCTCCCTAATTCTGGTGTCCTATGGCCATATCATAGTGACTGTTGTCAAGATGAAATCAGCTGCTGGGAGGTTCAAGGCATTTTCTACCTGCGGTTCCCACCTCATGGTTGTCATCCTTTTTTATGGGTCAGCAATTATCACCTACATGACCCCGAAGTCTTCCAAAGAACAGGAGAAACTCGTGTCTGTTTTCTATTCAATGGTGACGCCTATGCTTAATCCcctcatctacagcctgaggaacaaaGATGTAAAGGGAGCTCTGTGGAAAGTAGCCATGAAGAACTTCTCAAGCAGGCTTAGAGTCACAGACTGACTCAGATACTTTTGACTGTGTACATTTAACACAGGCTAGACAGTTTTCTGTATCAATGTAAGCTTTGGTAAGACGCTCACCATTGTGCTTTGTCCATTGACATAAACTAACCTTTATCCCATACTTCATCTCTTGAAGGAGAAGTATAATATATGAAGTAATATGAGGGAAGATATATTTCTTTCTGATTTGTTCTTTGACAGTGAAGAGCTTCTGAGCTTctgattttattctttgtgaatcTATAATTTTCCTTCTTGACAGTGATGCTGTATGATTGGTAAGTGACAGTATTTCACTCTCTGCATTACCCAAACGTCATGTCCCAGGGGCCTGTTCTACGAAGGTCTTTCTAATGACCCGTCTAAGGTTTTAGACTCTTCTAAgacaaaaatatatcttttaaactATGGCACATGTTGTTGTCTATCTCATATcttaatatgttttcttttgttatttctgaatttcttttatcaaataaaaatttgacAATATTACATAATACCTCACTGTGATTTAGGTAATttttttgtatacatgtataaatggGAAGCAGAAAGTAGGGAATGTCTGGGTTTGAGTCACTTTTTATAGATGGGGAAAGGAATGCCAGGATAGCTCCACAACCCACACCCTCCCACAGAATATCCAGATGAATGGCTGGCACCTGTGTGAAGTGAGCA
This portion of the Apodemus sylvaticus chromosome 1, mApoSyl1.1, whole genome shotgun sequence genome encodes:
- the LOC127681815 gene encoding olfactory receptor 2D2; this translates as MRQANQTQVTEFLLLGLSDDPHTQKLLFILFLGIYMVTVLGNLLLMFLVQADSRLHTPMYFFLCNLSLADLCFSTNIVPQALIHLLSRKKTISFRRCAAQLLLFLIFGCTQCALLAVMSYDRYVAICSPLHYSSIMTWRVCIQLATVSWTSGILVSVVDTTFTLRLPYRGSNSIAHFFCEAPALLTLASTDTQTSEMVIFFMGVVILLIPVSLILVSYGHIIVTVVKMKSAAGRFKAFSTCGSHLMVVILFYGSAIITYMTPKSSKEQEKLVSVFYSMVTPMLNPLIYSLRNKDVKGALWKVAMKNFSSRLRVTD